The Magallana gigas chromosome 6, xbMagGiga1.1, whole genome shotgun sequence genome includes the window ACTTTCAGGGAATGGTCTCTGGAGATGAATGTTTACACCTACCTACATCTGGAAGGTTTTCAAGAGAAAGTGAAACCAATTTCTTGCCATCGCCTACATtctctactttcactttgtctGCCTCACATTTCATATAAACTCTATATAAAACAGAATGTACAGTGTATCATTTAACAAATTCACCATTCATTGGATCATCAGAGTATGATtagattttaatacatgtaccttcatatttgattttttatcatgagagagagagagagagagagagagagagagagagagagagagattattatatattttattttcatataaggTGGTAAGAAAGCTCAACTCATGtatgattaaataattataaaaaaattttaaacattaaccTGTCATAATTTTGGTCAATTGTCACTATCTTTCTATCTTCTTTTGTCTGAACACTGCCAGCAACCTGTATgtgaaaatcagtttaaaaaaaattaaataaacacacaaaaataaatttgaaatttcaagtTTCTCTTCATAATTTTTACCGATGTAATttccatattattttttttattatcagcCATTATagccttttttattttattattattcatttttaactgagtttacatatacataatatgtATACTGCGGAATTATTCATATTCTTGTTGACCAATTTTTCCACTGATCATCCAACActgataaattcaaaatgaagtaattaatgtgtaaaaatcaacaaagaaaAATGTCTTGAATAAATTATATGCATTATTCAAAGATAATTAGTGTGTCAACAGTACTGTTGGAAAGGAATCCACAAATACTGGTTCCTAAAGATACATGATAATTCCACAGTAATGATATTCTGACGGGTTATAACCTTGTCGTTAAACTGGAGTCCTTCCAATCCATGAATTCTGACATTCTCTATGTTAGAGCATCTGAAGTATGTGTGCATCAATGTGGTGAAATCAAATGGCTTAGaatcttaaaaaaatgtattgaaaataatCTAAAGTTGGATAtcatgttatgtacatgtaaacaatacgTAAGTGACTGACAAAGCATGTGTTCATGTATAAGAATACCATTGTTGTTGACAGTCAAAGTCAGCTTGAGATCATCTCCTCCCAAATCAACTGTGTATACAAGCTTAAATCTGTAATggaaataattaaacaaacatatttagAATTACAATActtaaatgagagagagagagagagagagagagagagagagagagagagagagagagagagagagagagagagagatattacaAACATAATTAATTACCTATAGTTCCACATTTTTCTTGTTTCTTCATCGTCCTCTAATGAGAAGGATACAGATATTCTTCCATCATTCTAAAAAAGGCACAATGaagtttaagaaatgttttataattacaaaGCACACAGCAGGCAAAAATTGTAATGGTAACATGGAACTATTTGAACTTGGAATGATTATCAATCTacgaaatttaagaaaaactaacttagttttgctttaaatactttaaatttcagttttcattGCAGTACAGATGCTATCtaactgtttaaaaatcttcaggcatggtatattgtatattatcaAGAATCATTTTTAATACCTGTTTTGATTCAGACTCTTTTTTCCACCTTTTTATTCTAGCAAATCCATGTTGAGGCCCATTCTCCCATGGTCCAAAGCAAGCTTAATATaacaatatgtaaataaattaatatttacttatagatgttaataaaaaaaaatatttaattatagtTGAAGACatgttataatataatatgattgGCATACAGTTAATATGCTACTTTTATATTTGCCATTGTACAGAGGAAGTACTATCAATTTGTGAAGTGAACagctaaaaaataaaacctacGAAACACAAGCGGGATTCCTCCACGAATAGCCTTTTTGTTGTCAAATACAGCTTTTTTGCtgacaaataacatttcctgaCCTTTGCATTTCCAGGATAAGATTGTAGCacctaaaaaaaatcacataaacGGAAGATAAAGCAGTTTA containing:
- the LOC105336761 gene encoding uncharacterized protein — protein: MGSKDDVVSLALSDDTGVSIHLHGATILSWKCKGQEMLFVSKKAVFDNKKAIRGGIPLVFPCFGPWENGPQHGFARIKRWKKESESKQNDGRISVSFSLEDDEETRKMWNYRFKLVYTVDLGGDDLKLTLTVNNNDSKPFDFTTLMHTYFRCSNIENVRIHGLEGLQFNDKVAGSVQTKEDRKIVTIDQNYDRVYMKCEADKVKVENVGDGKKLVSLSLENLPDVVVWNPWEEKAKAMSDFDDEEFRTMVCVEAGSVSEQVSAPAGGSVAFTQTLRVDV